The Carassius auratus strain Wakin chromosome 34, ASM336829v1, whole genome shotgun sequence genomic sequence GTGTTTGAcacgaattcgcgtctgccgcccgagttgaaaaattttaactttggcgtcaattcgcgccgcctaaaccaatcaggagcctgctcaggagtcactcattcaacatggaggaacgactgatgttgtcagtgagcagtcaaccggagctttatgacacaagtatcacacacaagttcatatttcaggaataTAAAGGACCTCGCTTGGAtgagtgtgttgtaaatacacatttaacttttgagtcacgtaAGTTACACATTTATCGACCCGCGGCCTTCCCGCTGTTTTTTAACAActattttccccctaatataggctacagctacttttcgctaacaagataatgcgtttattcagaggacgtgtgcaggaaaaagtggaaaagacccgagtgctcgatcaacatcagccatcttgcaaacagacaaccactggcacttgcccctcccacaagaagcGGATTTCACCTCAGACGCACATCAATTTCGCTTCAAACTTTTGCTTTCTATGCGCGTCTATTTCGCTCTAGACACgcaaatgcatataaaatgttcaagtggcaaactagacgcggtagacgtgaatttgacgctctatcagtgtttggtgtgaacacagcattagatttatctaataaagccttattcatattgaaaatagaagtatcttgtgttttgtgcttacaagttaatgccataaactgccgatcttgttactgtgctaattgatagtgttttcactatactttggatattaatatccagcacagatttgatgttaaacggcttgttcagtgaatcgcagggtgtctcagtgatcagccgtgaaacagtgattctgttcaaattccctttaaaatcttaaatgtttccctttgagctaaattgacctgtttcccttacatatgtaaccctcgttccctgaaggagggaatggagaaaTTAAGTCCCCATGCCatatcgctgttccgctgaacggctgGTTCACTGGcttggctcctcagcgaagacttgaatgcgagtgttttgtaccactcgaaggttaTTGGGCTCTCGGgagagatcccattcgtaacaactccgttccctccttcatggaacgagggttacatacgtaaccaagacgataatttaataatgctttttttgtttgtttgttaaataaaaactaactaaataaaaatacaaatttgtaatCATTTGTAATCAAAGGATTCCCCGTTTCTTTATAATTCAACCACTGAGTATTATACTCCAGGAGTAGAGCTAAATGACCCTGGTTTTGGAGTTATCATACAGAGCTAAACATGCCCATAAATGAAAACAGTGTCTAAAGGTGTCTTTTCACAGCAGAGTTAAATGGCTGGTCTGTGCCTGCCCAAAAATTAAGTGTAACTTAACAGGTTCAGACATACCTCAACCATCAAAATATACAACACagttgtaaatgcatttatgccactTCTGAGCAGCattacccttgtgaaaaagtgcttaactgtattaaaaatgtacttgtgtACTTccaatcataaaaatatataatttaaattaaaggccACTTACTGTAAGTGTACTTAAAGATTACACTTTAAATCACAATAGGTCTTAACATACttaagtacacttaaaaaaatgcactttatgaTGTCTAATTAATTGCTTAAACATACTTTTTACATAATTCTATTATAAAtaagtacaattattttttatgtatatcaaTACTTAACCACatgtaaaataattgattttaattacAACTTAAGGGTGTTCTCCAAAATTACAgttgtgtattttaaaatgcattactaTTTAGACTAATATATAGCCTACTatgtgcattaataaaaataaaacttcaatACAGTATACTCCAATAAAACTTTGAATTATTGAAATTTAGTACTTCTTCAGCAAACCACTTTTACTCGAGTCATTTTCCAACATTGCCGTCGGTATAGGCCAAAATATTATGCCCCAGGGTGCAGGTTAGACTTATGCATTAGGAAATAAAAACGCCTCATTTACtgaaatgtattgtaatttgttTCTTGTCAGAAGGATTGGGTACACCAGGATTTTCTCCTCTCAGCTAAACATGCTAAGGAATCATTTTACTTGCCAAAAAtcactgatgtaaaaaaaaaaaaaaaaaaaaaaaaaaaaaaaaaaaaaaaccccactcaCACTACTCTAAAAACCAACACTGACCTGACAGCAAAGGCAAAGTATGGCAACCCATACTTGAAATGGTCCTCCAATTTTAACACTTCCAAGTTACTACATGCAcatgagcagtgaacacacacacacactgcagtttgCAACCAGTCACTGTCGTGCCTGCGGAGCAACTGGGTGTATTGAAAGTGGAAGGGAGCACGTTCATTCAATCCCTAACCCACATTCCCTACTGGTATTGGGTATTAAACCTTTAGGTCACAAGTCTGACTCAatccattaggccacaactgctcAGCTTGCAACCAAATCTTTCCCCACACAGGCAAAAAGTACTAGGATGAATGACAGCGGCATCGAATATGACCCACAAGTTGTAGTGGTTGAGTCTCAGCCCAATGGTTGATTAGTCAGACCTGTAACCTAAAGCTAATGGATTGAAGTCTCAGTCCCAGCAGGAACCTTGTTCTGCTCCAGGAGGATGGATAAAGGACTCAGAATGCACAATCTTACAAAACGGAACCTTGGTTTGATAGGgaggaagaaaaataaaacctGACAAGATGGGCGTTTAATATCAGATTCTgcaaaaagtttattaaaaactagatttacatgaccagagtaactgctccactagaaaccacagtctgctcccCAGAGACAGCCTTGATACGAGTATCTCTTCCTGAAAGAGAAGGGTTAGAAGTGAGAACACTTCTAAAATGCTCCGTTCCTCTTGTCAAGAGAAAGCGAGAACTCACGTTTCCTGGTGCAGCTTTGCTCACAAGAGCcagatgatggatggcacacctctgtactgcaatggatgaagatctgacaggAAAGAAAGAGGCTCAAGTCATAGAACCCACAAGTAGTAGATACAAATGTTCAAGTAAAGGGGGGGGGGCATACAGTTTCCTGCAGAGCAGCCAGTGAGGCTGGGtctacaaatgtgaacatcttcacaacaaaACGCCTAtagtgggttgggaactgaagaccagatgatccagtcactggaaccagtgtggtcagatatcggtcgtcctggtaagggcatctgaagaCAAAAGAGAAGGTTAGAAAGGGTCTCCCAGCAGACTAACGGGAAAAAGATCAGCTGTACACTCACCCATCAatcagaaggtcccactgggggagACTGAGTGGACTGGGGGTTGAAGTAGTCCAACAACGTCccagcatcaggacaatgttggggtcagtcctctccataatgtgcacctcaacatacacaggctctcgcaggacttttgtgatgggataatcagcgTCACTGTAGTAGGATGTGTAGGCCTCATCACCTGAGGAACACTGGGGTTTAACCAGACTCAAGTTTGAAAGGctttaggcagacacaggacaagaCCTTACCTTCAGCACATCCTTTGGTGACACATTGGCCATTGGCCAGTCTGAGCGCCACCCTGAGAGGCCcaggagcagctactggtagaGGTGGAGGAACGgagttgacctccacaaccagagcttccacagaagtTTCAGAGTATCTACACTGGAAGAGGAACCTGGACAACACACAGCAAGCTTATAGCATTTATTAGGGACTAATATTCACACCAAGTCATAGATCACCTACTCaaaatgactgtcccttgtgatggaaccatatggtccaatccccacttcataGGAAGAGGTCATTCGGTTTTCATACACCACATATCCGCCGTCCTCCTGTGAATAGAAGCCGTGGCAGCATCCAGTCCATCATAAGcaaatgcagaataaaaccagtagcagctgctcaccatcacactcgtgccacatgcggtcacagggaactggtatatGGCAAAAGAAGGTGTGGACCCCACAGGAGCACAAGGTGGGTCGTTTCCACCCAGTAGATGAACcgaatccagactcagtcgaggcagaGTAACGTCTCTagacaccactaccacaaactgaccatctcgAATACACTGGACAGTTACTAGAACAAGGTACAAGAGCAGGTTAATGCAGAGAATCAGTTTAACACAAACAGAATAAGATTGAGAACGTTTACCCGCTCTCCCATAGTAACACTGCTGTGCtttaaagcagcagttgatagcttcacactcagcaccactgatgccaggtagaccacattggatctgctcagaatcagctacagCACATTTATCAATAGGATCTGTCTGCactactggcttctgaagcggaaactgtagTTTAGGTTGCTGAaccggcttctgaagcggaaactgctggggAACCTGCTGGTTACTTGGTTGTTGAACCaacttctgaagcggaaactgagGTTTAGGTTGCTGAACTGgtttctgaagcggaaactgctggtaaGTTGGTTGCTGAaccggcttctgaagcggaaactgagGTTTAGGTTGCTGAACTGgtttctgaagcggaaactgctggtaaGTTGGTTGTTGAACCGGCTTCTGAAACGGAAACTGCTGAGGAACCTGCTGGTTACTtggttgttgaactggcttctgaaccAGAAACTGCTGGTTACTtggttgttgaactggcttctgaagcggaaactgctgggtCATCAGAGATTGAACATCCTGAAGCGATTTACTCCAGTGTGGAACAGCATGACAGAAAGCACAAACCAGCAAAATCTGAACCAAACACCAACTTCCAGCCATTGTTTAACAGCTAAACACAAAGTGGAAATACTGCCCTTTGgtctttttgtattctacagaTTTCTGCTAATTAACGATAGTCCCTCCCTCTTCATTAACACTCATGGATCTCAGAAAGGGGAGCTTATGCAGCTGGGTGATTCTCATTGGATCTCAAGATAGAATTCATTTTTTCCCTATTTTGAACATAAATGCACAAACTGAATTTGAAAAATCTTACTAACTTATCTGATTGTAATTGATTCTCAAATTCTGTTAACATGGTGTTTCTTGAGTCCAATGTCATATTGACAACAAATAAGATTGGTTCAAGTCCAATGTTTACCGGAACTTGCCAAAAGTAGATGTTTTTCTTTGGTGCCATTGTCCTTACCACCCCCAGCTGACAAGTGTGCTCTTACAAATATGAGGAAAACCCTATATTAAGCAGAAAATGATTTTAAgtatatggaagcttatttccaccacagaataaaaaataaataaatagagaaaaaaaaaaaaatcattttgactaTTTATGTCACGACTGATCTATCTCACAGTTCGCTAATATCTCAAGgttgctgactttttttttccaaattgacCTTTTTGATTCCTTGGGGGAAATAATGCCATAGAATCCAAAGAAGTTTGTCAGCAAGTTTAttgaaaccacaaaaaaaaaaaaaaaaacattgttaaagaGAAACCCTAACAACCTTTTATTCTTTGTGATCAGACCTTGAACTTTCTTTAGTAAAACATGACTGCAAAATGAAAAAGCAAAGAGCAATCTGAGTTAACatgactaaattagttgacacttaaagggttagtttattgaaaaatcataattatgttgttaataactcaccctcatgtctttccaaacccgtgagagctccgtttatctttggaacactgttattttagatttagaccgagagctctcagtccctccattaaaactgtgtgtacggtatactgtccatgtccagaaaggtaagaaaaagatcatcaaagtagtccatgtgacatcagagggtcagttagaattttttgaagcatcaaaaattgattttggtccaaaaatagcaaaaactacgactttattcatcgtcttctcttccatgtctgttgtgagagagttcaaaacaaagcagtttgtgatatccggttcgcgaacaaatcattcgatgtaaccggatctttttgaaccagttcaccaaattgaactgaattgtttgaaattgttcgcatctccaatacgcattaatccacaaatgacttaagctgttaacttttttaatgtggctgacactccctctgagttaaaacaaaccaatatcccagagtaattcatttactcaaacagtacactgaccgAACTgctgaagagagaactgaagatgaacacagagctgagccagataatgatcAAAAGATTGGctcatcggttttcggatcaccagtagttctttcggacagttcgattcaacaaaccagttgaagaaaacagttcaccggttcttttgcgctcaacatAATGGCGTCACTGGCGATAATTGCCCTTCGTTCAAGCCTCGGTTTACcggcgctcataacattagcacagaatcagttcagaatcattcaccaaaagaatcagttcggttcagacactctgtgtgtcagtctgcttcacgctgaatcacaaatgcccagtatcatcagctccttggttctcgaatcagacacgtctgacagaaacagttcttgactcgagtcaatcttttgttcattatctggctcggctcggtgttcatcttcagttctctcttcacagcagttcagtcagtgcacTGTTTAACTTATcagacaaattaattattattattattatctacatataataatttataatgagCAACTTCTCATGTTCTTCAGAAAGAAGAGAACTAAGGTATGATATTTACCTGATTACAGTTTAAGGACATTCCTATGTGTGACTGAGAGGATGAAGGATGATAGgctactgagagagagagatagagagagagagaaggggtgCATCCCATTCAGTAGGCTAATGATCGCCCTTTTCTAATATTCATTATGAATTCAGGGGTGAAGGCAGCGAAAGGGTAAAAGAAAAATGGTAGAACAGCGAAGAAGGATGATTTTAAGTTTGGTGGAAAAAGTAAGATGGGCGTTTTTTTATGGGCCCAGGTCTGCCCAAAAAATGAATTTTGCCATATCCCACTGTTATGAAGTGTGAAAAAAACATCTCCAAAAGCACTATTTTCATGATGAAGTATATTATAATGTCTGAATGCCtctgattaaaataatgaaagataaatatacctgtgagttttttttttttagtttttttttatcgttACCATAGGCTAGTTAATCTTAGAATGTGTGGGTGATCGCAAATGTTAAACGATTTCTATGCAGCCGTTCAACAGACAGTAAGttaagtgagtgattttcatttcagACACATTTAGTCTTTTTTACTGTTTAGCAAAAATTAAATACTTCCAAACAAAGCTGCAGCAGATCTGCCGTGTGTCTCAGAGCATGTGTTTCTTTCATGAATTAATCCCTTTTTGAAAGAATCAAGTGAGCCAATTATTCGGTGATCCATTCACAGTCAACTTGCGTCGACTCTACATGAATCAGCAGTTTTGAAAGAATTGTTTGCTTGAAGaattaaattaatcattcatttaacAGATACTTGTCACCACCTATTGGTggttttacaattatatttctttatcCATGACAGGCTCaaacaacgctatctcacgaccaattcatacgtattttacgaggtggcttattagTAGGAATTTGTACGaccactcgtacgattttatatgatttgtctaaTCCCCAGtgtcggttaggtttaggggcggggttaggtgtaggtcattcatacaaattcatacaaattgtgcaattcgtaaaatacgtacgatttggcaaaaatcttataaatttgtacgaataagccaccttgtaaaatatgaaCGAATTGCCAGGAGATCCCAAACCATCACTCTggaaaatattaatgttattgaCAAAAAATACACCCaagaatatataatttttgtcaaCATGCCACACAAGGGGCATCATTTAGGTGAtttgacacacagacacacagagattgtgtgtgtgtgtgtgggcgtgtgtGCTCATGTTCGTGCATGCAGGCCACAGGCATTGGTTTCACCTACATTgtgaagaccccccccccccccccaaaacaacTTAAAACTTTTGACACAAGGAAAACAGCTCTTACAAACCATAGATCATTtaataaagctttttttgtttttgtttgttaaataaaaactaaataaataaaaatacaaatttgtaatCACAGAATtccccgttttttttttcaattcaaccACTGAGTATTATCTAGGTAGATCTCCAGGAGCAGAGCTAAACGACCCTGGTTTTGGAGACACCATACAGAGCTAAACATGCCCATAAATGAAAACAGTGTCTGAATATGTCTTTTCACAGCCGAGATAAACGGCTGGTCTGTGCCTGCACAAAGATTAAGTGTAACTTAACACGTTCAGACACACCTCAACCTCAAGTATCAAAATATATAGCACagttgtaaatgcatttatgccactTTTGAGCAGCATTACCCTGGTgtaaaagaagtgtgcttaactgtattaaaaatgtacttgtgtACTTCCAATCATACAAATATCATATAGTTTAAATTAAAGGTCAATTATTGTAAGTGTACTTAAAAAGATTACGGTTTTATCACAATTGGTCTTAACATACTtaagtgcactttaaaaaaacaaaatgcactTTATGATAATGTCTCATTAAATATTActtaaacattttacataattattgtaTTCTAAATTAGtaccatttttatgtatttatcaatatactaaagcacatgtaaaataattgattttaatttcaactTAAGTGTTCTCCAAAATTACagttgttaatgtattttaagtgTATTACGATTtcaactataatatatatatagcctactatgtgcattaatacaaataaacttcAATACAGTATACTCCAATAAAACTTTGAATGGTTGAAACTTTCATCACCAGCTCCTGCTGGTGTCTAGTACTTCCTCAGCAAACCACTTTTACTCTAGTCATATTTTCCAACACTGCCTTCGGTATAGCCCAAAATATTATGCCCCAGGGTGCAGGTTAGTCTTTTATGCATGAGGAAATAAAAACGTCTCAAATGTATTTGAATTTGTTTCTTGTCAGAAGGATTGGCTCCACCAGGAGTGGAAGGGAGCATGATCATTCAGTCCCTAACCTACATTCCCTACTGGTATGGAGTATTAAACCCTTAGGTCACAAGTCTGACTCCATCCATTTGGCCACAACTGCCCAGCTTGCAACCAAATCTTTCCCCATACAGGCAGAAAGTACTAGGATGAATGACAAAGGCATCGAATTTGACCCACAAGCTGTGATGGTTGAGTCTCAGCCCAATGGTTGACTAGTCAGACTTGTAACCTAAAGCTAATGGACCTCAACTACAGCTGAGGTGCCCTGAGCAAGACACCAGACCACCAATTGCTCCCCAGTAAAATGTgtatgtgcacttggatgggttaaacatCCTGTTTACATTTAACCCTTTAAAAAGGGGAACCTTGTTCTGCTCCAGGTTAACAACTGGAGGATGGATAAAGGACTCAGAATGCACAATCTTTACAAAAGGTTCTGGAACCTTGGTTTGATCGGgaggaagaaaaataaaacctGACGAGACAGGCGTTTAATATCAGATTCTGCAGAACAAGACCAATAGACAAGATACCTCACGGTTCTGCAAAGAGTTTATTAAAAACTAGATTTACATGACCAGAGTAACTGctccactagaaaccacagtctgctcccCAGAGACAGCCTTGATACGAGTATCTCTTCCTGAAAGAGAGGTGTTAGAAGTGAGAACACTTCTAAAATGCTCCGTTCCTCTTGTCAAGAGAAAGCGAGAACTCACGTTTCCTGGTGCAGCTTTGCTCACAAGAGCcagatgatggatggcacaccTCTGTACTGCAATGGATGAAGATCTAACAGGAAAGAAAGAGGCTCAAATCATAGAACCCACAAGTAGTAAATACAAATGTTCAAGTAGAGGGGGGGGCATACGGTTTCCTGCAGAGCAGCCAGTGAGGCTGGGtctacaaatgtgaacatcttcacaacaaaACGCCTAtagtgggttgggaactgaagaccagatgatccagtcactggaaccagtgtggtcagataacggtcgtcctggtaagggcatctgaagaCAAAAGAGAAGGTTAGGAAGGGTCTCCCAGCAGACTAACGGGAGAAAGATCAGCTGTACACTCACCCATCAatcagaaggtcccactgggggagACTGAGTGGACTGGGGGTTGAAGTAGTCCAACAACGTCccagcatcaggacaatgttggggtcagtcctctccataatgtgcacctcaacatacacaggctctcgcaggacttttgtgatgggataatcagcgtcactgtagtaggacgtgtaggcctcatcACCTGAGGAACACTGGGGTTTAACCAGACTCAAGTTTGAAAGGctttaggcagacacaggacaagaccttaccttcagcacagcctttggtgacacattggccattggccagtctgagctccaccctgagaggcccaggagcagctactggtagaGGTGGAGGAACGgagttgacctccacaaccagagcttccacagaagtTTCAGAGTATCTACACTGGAAGAGGAACCTGGACAACATATAGCAAGCTTGTAGCATTTATTAGGGACTAATGTTCACACCAAGTCATAGATCACCTACTCaaaatgactgtcccttgtgatggaaccatatggtccaatccccacttcataGGAAGAGGTCATTCGGTTTTCATACACCACATATCCGCCGTCCTCCTGTGAACAGAAACCGTGGCAGCATCCAGTCCATCATAAGcaaatgcagaataaaaccagtagcagctgctcaccatcacactcgtgccacatgcggtcacagggaactggtatatGGCAAAAGAAGGTGTGGACCCCACAGGAGCACAAGGTGGGTCGTTTCCACCCAGTAGATGAACcgaatccagactcagtcgaggcagaGTAACGTCTCTagacaccactaccacaaactgaccatctcgAATACACTGGACAGTTACTAGAACAAGGTACAAGAGCAGGTTAATGCAGAGAATCAGTTTAACACAAACAGAATAAGATAGAGAACACTTACCCGCCCTCCCATAGAAACACTGCTGTGCtttaaagcagcagttgatagcttcacactcagcaccactgatcccaggtagaccacattggatctgctcagaatcagctacagCACATTTATCAATAGGATCTGTCTGCACTACTGGCTTCTGAAGCAGAAACTGTGGTTTAGGTTgctgaactggcttctgaagcggaaactgtggTTTAGGTTGCTGACCTGGCTTCTGAGGCGGAAACTGAGGTTTAGGTAGTTGTTGAaccggcttctgaagcggaaactgctggttacttggttgttgaactggcttctgaagcggaaactgctggtaaattggttgttgaactggcttctgaagcggaaactgctggtaaGTTGGTTGTTGAACCGGCTTCTGAACCAGAAACTGCTGGTTACTtggttgttgaactggcttctgaagcggaaactgctgggtCATCAGAGATTGAACATCCTGAAGCGATTTACTCCAGTGTGGAACAGCATGACAGAAAGCACAAACCAGCAAAATCTGAACCAAACACCAACTTCCAGCCATTGTTTAACAGCTAAACACAATGTGGAAATACTGCCCTTTGgtctttttgtattctacagaTTTCAGCTAATTAACGATAGTCCCTCCCTCTTCATTAACACTCATGGATCTCATGAGTTGCAGAAAGGGGAGCTTATGCAGCTGGGTGATTCTTATTGGATCTCAA encodes the following:
- the LOC113053318 gene encoding zona pellucida sperm-binding protein 4-like, with protein sequence MAGSWCLVQILLVCAFCHAVPHWSKSLQDVQSLMTQQFPLQKPVQQPSNQQFLVQKPVQQPTYQQFPLQKPVQQPIYQQFPLQKPVQQPSNQQFPLQKPVQQLPKPQFPPQKPGQQPKPQFPLQKPVQQPKPQFLLQKPVVQTDPIDKCAVADSEQIQCGLPGISGAECEAINCCFKAQQCFYGRAVTVQCIRDGQFVVVVSRDVTLPRLSLDSVHLLGGNDPPCAPVGSTPSFAIYQFPVTACGTSVMEDGGYVVYENRMTSSYEVGIGPYGSITRDSHFEFLFQCRYSETSVEALVVEVNSVPPPLPVAAPGPLRVELRLANGQCVTKGCAEGDEAYTSYYSDADYPITKVLREPVYVEVHIMERTDPNIVLMLGRCWTTSTPSPLSLPQWDLLIDGCPYQDDRYLTTLVPVTGSSGLQFPTHYRRFVVKMFTFVDPASLAALQETIFIHCSTEVCHPSSGSCEQSCTRKRRDTRIKAVSGEQTVVSSGAVTLVM
- the LOC113053304 gene encoding zona pellucida sperm-binding protein 4-like, coding for MAGSWCLVQILLVCAFCHAVPHWSKSLQDVQSLMTQQFPLQKPVQQPSNQQFLVQKPVQQPSNQQVPQQFPFQKPVQQPTYQQFPLQKPVQQPKPQFPLQKPVQQPTYQQFPLQKPVQQPKPQFPLQKLVQQPSNQQVPQQFPLQKPVQQPKLQFPLQKPVVQTDPIDKCAVADSEQIQCGLPGISGAECEAINCCFKAQQCYYGRAVTVQCIRDGQFVVVVSRDVTLPRLSLDSVHLLGGNDPPCAPVGSTPSFAIYQFPVTACGTSVMEDGGYVVYENRMTSSYEVGIGPYGSITRDSHFEFLFQCRYSETSVEALVVEVNSVPPPLPVAAPGPLRVALRLANGQCVTKGCAEGDEAYTSYYSDADYPITKVLREPVYVEVHIMERTDPNIVLMLGRCWTTSTPSPLSLPQWDLLIDGCPYQDDRYLTTLVPVTGSSGLQFPTHYRRFVVKMFTFVDPASLAALQETIFIHCSTEVCHPSSGSCEQSCTRKRRDTRIKAVSGEQTVVSSGAVTLVM